The Verrucomicrobiota bacterium genome segment ACGCGCCGCCCGCGACGCATACGATCACCGCGCACGCGTGCCAGATGCTCAGCGGATGCTGGCTTTGCATCATCACCCACACGCCGAGCCCGTCGAACATCGCCGCGCCCAGCAGGAAGCACAGCAGGCTCGGCCACCGCGAAAGTCGTGAATCGGGATGGTCGCTCATCCGCGCGAGCGTAGGGGCGGACGATGAAAGTTCAAGGCCAATGGCGGTCGCGCCGGAATCCGTTGCGTGCGTCTCGCGATCCTCTCCGGGGCGCGCGCATCGGTGCCTGCGTAACTTTGCCCCACCGCTGTCCGTCTTCCCCCTGCGCAACCCGTCCGCACGATGAAACGCACCCTTTCGCTGCTCGCCCTGTTTGTCACCACCACGCTCGCTCTCGCTGCCGACCGCAAGCCAAACATCCTGCTCATCATCTCCGATGACCACGGCTACGGCGATGTCGGCGCTTACGGATGCAAGGACATCCCGACGCCCCACATGGATTCGCTCGCGAAGCACGGCGTGCGCTTCACGAGCGGCTACGTGAGCGGGCCGTATTGCAGCCCGACCCGTGCGGGGCTCATGACCGGCCGCTATCAGACGCGCTTCGGCCACGAGTTCAATCCCGGCGGCGCGACCGGCGCGCAGCCGGGACTCTCGCAAACGGAAACCACCCTGCCTCATCGCTTGAAGGCCGCGGGCTACAAGACCGGCATGGTCGGCAAGTGGCATCTCGGCAACGACAAGGAATTCCACCCGTTAAGCCGCGGGTTCGAGGAGTTCTTCGGCTTCCTCGGCGGCGCGCATTCCTACGTCAACGGCAAGGCCGCGGGCGCGAATCCCATCATGCGTGGCCGCGAGCCCGTCGAGGAAAACCAGTATCTCACCGACGCCTTCCGCCGCGAGGCGACCGCGTTCATTGACCGGCACGAGAAGGAGCCGTGGTTCCTTTACCTCGCCTTCAACGCCGTGCATGGCCCGATGGACGCGGCGCCGCGCTACCTCGACCGCTTCCCGAACCACACCGGCGGCCGCAAGACCTACGCCACGATGCTCACCGCGCTCGACGACGCGGTCGGCGCGGTGCTCGACAAGTTGCGCCAGCAGGGCGTCGAGGAACACACGCTCGTCCTGTTCGTCGCCGACAACGGCGGACCCGAGGCGGTGAACTCTTCCGACAACGGCCCGTTGCGGGGCGCCAAGGCGCAGACGTGGGAGGGCGGCATCCGCGTGCCCTTCATGATGCAGTGGAAAGGCACGCTGCCCGCGGGGAAGGTCTACGATCAGCCCGTGATCCAACTCGACTTCCACACCACGGCCGCGGTCGCCGCGGGCATCGAGATCAAGCCCGAGTGGAAACTTGACGGTGTGGACCTCGTCCCGTTCCTCAAGGGCTCCAAGACCGGAACGCCGCACGACGCGCTTTACTGGCGCTTCGGCCAGCAAATGGCCATCCGCATGGGCGACTGGAAAATCGTCCGCGCCAACGGCGCCGGCACCGGCCAGGAACGCGCCCAACTGCGCCGCGATGTGGTGGAGGATCTCGCCGGCGCGCACCTCTACAACCTCGCGAAAGACATTGGCGAAACCACCAACCTCGCCGAGAAGGAACCGGAGAAGTTCAAACAACTCGCCGCTGCATGGACCGAGTGGAACAAGGGCAACATCAAGCCCACGTGGTTCCCCGGCGCCGGTGGCGGGGCGAAGAAGAAGGCAAAGGCGAAGCAGGAGTAAGCCGCCCGCCGGTGCGTGTGTCCGGCTTTCAAGCCCCGAAGAACTTCTGGATTTCCTTCACCACCTCGATGAAGCGGTCCACTTCGGCGCGGGTGTTGTAGCAGTAGAAGCTCGCGCGCGCCGTCGAGGGCACGCCCAGCTTCTTCATCAACGGCTGCGTGCAATGGTGCCCGCCGCGCAGCGCGACGCCGTAGCGGTCCGCGATGGTCACCACATCGTGCGCGTGCACGTCGTCGAGCAAAAAGCTCACGAGGCCGCCGCGTTCGCCCTTTGGCCCGAAGAGTCGGACGCCCTTTAACTCGCTCAAG includes the following:
- a CDS encoding sulfatase, whose protein sequence is MKRTLSLLALFVTTTLALAADRKPNILLIISDDHGYGDVGAYGCKDIPTPHMDSLAKHGVRFTSGYVSGPYCSPTRAGLMTGRYQTRFGHEFNPGGATGAQPGLSQTETTLPHRLKAAGYKTGMVGKWHLGNDKEFHPLSRGFEEFFGFLGGAHSYVNGKAAGANPIMRGREPVEENQYLTDAFRREATAFIDRHEKEPWFLYLAFNAVHGPMDAAPRYLDRFPNHTGGRKTYATMLTALDDAVGAVLDKLRQQGVEEHTLVLFVADNGGPEAVNSSDNGPLRGAKAQTWEGGIRVPFMMQWKGTLPAGKVYDQPVIQLDFHTTAAVAAGIEIKPEWKLDGVDLVPFLKGSKTGTPHDALYWRFGQQMAIRMGDWKIVRANGAGTGQERAQLRRDVVEDLAGAHLYNLAKDIGETTNLAEKEPEKFKQLAAAWTEWNKGNIKPTWFPGAGGGAKKKAKAKQE
- a CDS encoding aminotransferase class V-fold PLP-dependent enzyme, coding for LSELKGVRLFGPKGERGGLVSFLLDDVHAHDVVTIADRYGVALRGGHHCTQPLMKKLGVPSTARASFYCYNTRAEVDRFIEVVKEIQKFFGA